The Syntrophaceae bacterium DNA segment ATATCAGACCCGGGTTGCGCGTGAAAGTGGTCCAGAAGCCGGACCAGTCGAGCGGCAGGCTGACAGAGGGCATCGTCCGGGATATCCTCACCAAGTCGCCAAGTCACCCCCACGGCATCAAGGTGCGTCTCCAGAGCGGCATTGTCGGCCGCGTCAAAGAGATCCTGGATTCATGACCATGCGGATCTATGTCGATGCAGACGGATTTCCGAATGCGGCCAAAGATCTGTTGATCAGGGCCGCCCTGCGGCTGCAGGTGGCCGTGGTGTTCGTGGCCAATAAGCCTGTCCGATACGAACCGTCGGGCATTCTGTCGAGCGTTATTGTCCCTGAAGGCCCCGATCTTGCCGACGATCGCATCGTGGAAATGGCGCAGCCGGGAGACCTGGTGATCACGGCCGATATCCCGCTTGCAGACCGGGTGGTTGCCAGGGGCGCCTTTGCACTCAACTACAGAGGCAAGCTTTATACGGAAGACAACATCAAGGACAGGCTGGCAACGCGCGACCTGCTGAACGAGCTTAGAGACGGCGGCCTGATGACGGGCGGTCCGCCGGCATTTGGCAAGAAAGACTGCCAGGCCTTCGTCAACCAGCTGGACAGCTTTCTGACCAAGAGGTTGAAAGAGAAGAACCCGAAG contains these protein-coding regions:
- a CDS encoding YwbE family protein — its product is MSGNRRSDIRPGLRVKVVQKPDQSSGRLTEGIVRDILTKSPSHPHGIKVRLQSGIVGRVKEILDS
- a CDS encoding YaiI/YqxD family protein — protein: MRIYVDADGFPNAAKDLLIRAALRLQVAVVFVANKPVRYEPSGILSSVIVPEGPDLADDRIVEMAQPGDLVITADIPLADRVVARGAFALNYRGKLYTEDNIKDRLATRDLLNELRDGGLMTGGPPAFGKKDCQAFVNQLDSFLTKRLKEKNPKE